The Vicia villosa cultivar HV-30 ecotype Madison, WI linkage group LG1, Vvil1.0, whole genome shotgun sequence genome includes a region encoding these proteins:
- the LOC131643993 gene encoding protein phosphatase 2C 32-like: MGNGTSRVVGCLVPFNGKNGVDLEFLEPLDEGLGHSFCYVRPTLFESPAISPSNSERFTVDSSTLDSETLSGSFRHDSMEDSNCSGLHKPAKNFPETTFKTISGASVSANVSTARTGGNQSALFAGDFLEPAASFEGTASFAAIPLQPVPRGSGPLNGFMSGPLERGFASGPLDRSGGFMSGPIEKGVMSGPLDDTDKSNFSAPLARGRRRPRLQHLMRSVSGPMKNTFSRTFSKNSMGGSWMQRLFFQPVTQMAWHSRDTKCKPEVPRNCGIDVGSYEAEYKHTHNLQWAQGKAGEDRVHVVLSEEQGWLFIGIYDGFSGPDAPDFLMSHLYRFLDKELEGLLWDYEDNPVDVLKPEVPETIKATVAPEGSTNEMSEAHAKSNHECFEASSCPELIKDQSFNSEIVEENAEVNVNVEHQLSNCGSNSTVSDSVQHGKLTGKGRKSLRLYELLQMESWDDQCNDSSVPQEAKLDGHMRSCSSNAREDGFRHQDEGPSTSGENGGTRFDSTDKEHQDVFSVSIQNSKKSFSAKIKKMYKKPRSLCKKLFPWSYDWHREESSVDEKIIEASGPIRKCRSGVDHNAVLRAMARALERTEDAYMEMAEHNLEKNPELAIMGSCVLVMLMKDQDVYVMNLGDSRVILAQERSNDRHPNSISVKDDLRHRNRSREALVRMELDRISEESPIHNQNNHVIKMNKNREISFCKLKMRALQLSTDHSTSIEEEVCRIRAEHPDDSQAILNDRVKGHLKVTRAFGAGFLKRPSFNEALLEVFQVNYIGSAPYLSCTPSVLHHRLSSSDRFLVLSSDGLYQYFSNEEVVAHVTWFMENVPEGDPAQYLIAELLFCAAKKNGMDFHELLDIPHGDRRKYHDDVSVMVVSLEGRIWRSSG; this comes from the exons ATGGGTAACGGCACTTCTCGTGTTGTTGGTTGTTTGGTGCCATTCAATGGTAAGAATGGTGTTGATTTGGAGTTTTTGGAGCCATTAGATGAAGGTTTGGGTCATTCTTTTTGTTATGTAAGACCGACGTTGTTTGAATCTCCTGCTATTAGTCCGTCGAATTCGGAGAGGTTTACGGTTGATTCGAGTACACTTGATTCTGAAACGTTGAGTGGTTCGTTTAGGCATGATAGCATGGAGGATTCTAACTGTTCTGGTTTGCATAAGCCAGCTAAGAATTTTCCTGAAACTACGTTTAAAACGATTTCGGGGGCTTCTGTTAGTGCTAATGTTTCCACAGCTAGGACTGGTGGTAACCAGAGTGCATTGTTTGCTGGTGATTTCTTGGAACCTGCTGCTTCATTTGAGGGGACTGCTTCATTTGCTGCGATTCCTTTGCAGCCGGTTCCTCGAGGTTCTGGACCTTTGAATGGTTTTATGTCTGGTCCTTTGGAGAGAGGCTTTGCTTCAGGTCCATTAGATAGAAGTGGCGGTTTCATGTCTGGGCCGATTGAGAAAGGAGTTATGTCAGGTCCTCTTGACGATACTGATAAATCAAACTTTTCGGCGCCTCTTGCGCGTGGTCGCAGGAGGCCGCGTCTACAGCATCTCATGAGAAGTGTTAGTGGACCGATGAAGAACACGTTTTCTCGAACGTTCTCTAAAAATTCCATGGGTGGAAGTTGGATGCAAAGGTTATTCTTTCAGCCGGTTACTCAAATGGCATGGCATTCCAGAGACACGAAGTGTAAGCCAGAAGTGCCTAGGAACTGTGGTATTGACGTTGGATCATACGAAGCTGAGTATAAACACACACATAATTTGCAGTGGGCTCAAGGAAAGGCTGGTGAAGATAGGGTTCATGTCGTTCTTTCAGAAGAACAAGGGTGGTTGTTTATTGGGATATATGACGGTTTTAGTGGACCAGATGCACCTGATTTTTTGATGAGCCATCTTTATAGATTTCTAGACAAAGAACTCGAAGGCTTACTTTGGGATTATGAAGATAATCCTGTTGACGTACTTAAACCTGAGGTCCCTGAAACTATAAAAGCTACCGTTGCTCCAGAAGGCAGTACGAATGAAATGTCCGAGGCTCATGCTAAATCTAATCATGAATGTTTTGAAGCTTCTTCTTGTCCTGAATTAATTAAGGACCAATCATTTAACAGTGAGATAGTCGAAGAAAATGCTGAAGTTAATGTAAATGTTGAACACCAGTTATCTAATTGTGGAAGTAACTCTACTGTTTCTGATTCTGTTCAACATGGAAAGTTGACCGGGAAAGGTAGAAAAAGTTTGAGGCTTTATGAACTACTTCAAATGGAATCTTGGGATGATCAATGTAATGATTCTTCAGTTCCGCAGGAAGCAAAACTAGATGGGCATATGAGATCTTGCTCGTCTAATGCAAGAGAAGATGGCTTTAGACATCAAGACGAAGGTCCGTCTACATCAGGAGAAAATGGAGGCACTAGGTTTGATTCAACCGATAAGGAGCACCAAGATGTTTTTTCTGTATCAATACAGAATTCAAAGAAGTCATTCAgtgcaaaaattaaaaaaatgtacaaGAAGCCAAGGTCCTTGTGTAAGAAACTCTTTCCTTGGAGTTATGATTGGCACAGGGAGGAGAGTAGCGTTGACGAGAAAATAATAGAAGCCTCGGGACCTATTAGGAAATGCAGGTCTGGAGTAGATCATAATGCAGTTTTAAGAGCAATGGCTCGAGCCCTTGAAAGAACAGAAGATGCATACATGGAAATGGCGGAGCATAATCTGGAAAAAAATCCAGAACTTGCTATAATGGGATCATGTGTTCTAGTGATGTTGATGAAGGATCAAGATGTTTATGTCATGAATCTGGGAGATAGTCGTGTGATTTTGGCTCAAGAAAGATCAAACGATCGTCATCCTAATTCTATTTCTGTCAAGGATGACCTTAGGCATAGAAATCGATCCAGAGAGGCATTAGTACGCATGGAGCTGGATAGGATTTCAGAGGAGTCCCCAATTCATAACCAAAACAATCATGTTATCAAGATGAACAAAAACCGTGAGATATCCTTTTGCAAATTAAAAATGAGGGCTCTGCAGCTTTCTACAGATCACAGCACCAGTATTGAAGAG GAAGTATGCAGAATAAGAGCAGAACACCCTGATGATAGTCAAGCCATATTAAACGATCGAGTGAAAGGACATTTAAAAGTTACTAGAGCATTTGGTGCCGGTTTCTTGAAGAGG CCGTCTTTTAACGAAGCTCTACTGGAGGTGTTTCAAGTTAATTATATCGGCTCTGCTCCTTACCTAAGTTGCACCCCTTCTGTTCTTCACCATCGACTTTCATCAAGTGATCGATTCTTGGTACTCTCCTCTGACGGGCTTTACCAATATTTCAGCAATGAAGAGGTAGTTGCCCATGTCACATGGTTCATGGAAAATGTCCCAGAAGGCGATCCTGCACAATACCTTATTGCAGAGCTTCTCTTCTGTGCTGCTAAAAAGAATG GAATGGACTTCCATGAATTGCTTGATATTCCTCATGGAGATCGGCGTAAATATCACGATGATGTATCAGTCATGGTGGTTTCTTTGGAGGGAAGGATTTGGAGATCATCGGGATAA
- the LOC131643995 gene encoding germin-like protein subfamily 2 member 4, with protein MSPTNWSILVILCCAISFTLASDPDTLQDLCVALPSSGVKVNGFACKEESNVTAADFFFDGLANPKAINNTVGSLVTPANVDKIPGLNTLGVSLSRIDYKPKGLNPPHTHPRATEIVFVLEGELDVGFITTSDKLISKSIKKGEVFVFPKGLVHYQKNNGDEAASVISAFNSQLPGTLSIASALFGSTPTVPVDVLAQAFQIDTKQVDEIKTKLAPKKT; from the exons ATGTCACCAACAAATTGGTCAATTTTGGTGATTTTATGCTGTGCCATTTCATTCACCTTGGCTTCTGATCCTGACACACTCCAAGACCTTTGTGTAGCTCTTCCCTCTTCAG GTGTTAAGGTGAATGGATTTGCATGCAAGGAAGAATCAAATGTAACAGCAGCCGATTTCTTTTTCGATGGTTTAGCGAATCCTAAAGCTATCAACAACACAGTGGGATCTTTGGTTACTCCAGCCAATGTTGACAAAATTCCAGGGCTTAACACATTAGGAGTGTCTTTATCTAGAATAGACTACAAACCTAAAGGTCTTAACCCACCACACACGCACCCTCGTGCCACCGAGATTGTTTTTGTGTTAGAAGGTGAATTAGACGTTGGTTTCATCACTACATCAGACAAACTCATTTCTAAgtccatcaaaaagggtgaagTCTTTGTTTTCCCAAAAGGGTTGGTGCATTATCAGAAGAACAATGGAGATGAAGCTGCTTCTGTGATTTCTGCTTTTAACAGTCAACTTCCTGGAACTTTGTCAATTGCCTCAGCACTGTTTGGTTCAACACCTACTGttcctgttgatgttcttgctcaGGCCTTTCAGATTGATACTAAGCAGGTTGATGAAATTAAGACCAAACTTGCTCCTAAGAAGACTTGA